The proteins below are encoded in one region of Nakamurella flava:
- the glmU gene encoding bifunctional UDP-N-acetylglucosamine diphosphorylase/glucosamine-1-phosphate N-acetyltransferase GlmU, with the protein MTSLGATSASSSSATAATSPAAVIVLAAGAGTRMKSRLPKVLHPIAGRPLVWHALSSAAGLAPGRLVAVLGHGRDEVQTWLDGPTGLPPVTVAVQDEQRGTGHAVACALAATGAVDGTVVVTYGDVPLLRSETLQVLLDEHRRTDSAVTVLSAIVSDPTGYGRIVRDADGQVAGIVEHKDADDAQRAITEINSGVYAFDGRVLADALTRLSDSNAAGEQYLTEVVEIARGDGRRVGGVVADDPVETEGVNDRVQLADLARVLNDRIVRGHQRAGVTVQDPATTWIHADVTIGADSVLLPGTSLEAGTVVGSGCTIGPDTTLVECTVDDGATVVRSQAQGARIGARASVGPFSYLRPGADLGPDSKVGAFVEVKKTTIGEGSKVPHLSYVGDTSIGAGVNVGAGTITANYDGAHKFGTVIGDHSFVGSNTTLIAPVRVGDGAYVAAGSAITGDLAPGELGVARGRQRNIPGWVPARKPDSAAARAAAAAGGPESGVSGAGPAEDNH; encoded by the coding sequence GTGACCTCCCTCGGTGCCACATCCGCGTCGTCGTCCTCCGCCACTGCCGCCACTTCCCCGGCCGCCGTCATCGTGCTAGCCGCCGGCGCCGGCACCCGCATGAAGTCACGGCTGCCCAAGGTGCTGCATCCCATCGCCGGACGTCCGCTGGTCTGGCACGCCCTGTCGTCGGCCGCGGGTCTGGCCCCGGGCCGGCTGGTCGCCGTGCTCGGACACGGGCGCGACGAGGTCCAGACGTGGCTCGACGGGCCCACCGGACTACCCCCGGTCACCGTGGCCGTGCAGGACGAGCAGCGCGGTACCGGCCATGCCGTCGCCTGCGCACTGGCGGCCACGGGTGCCGTCGACGGCACCGTCGTCGTCACCTACGGCGATGTACCGCTGCTGCGCTCGGAGACCCTGCAGGTGCTCCTGGACGAACACCGCCGTACCGACAGCGCGGTGACCGTGCTGTCGGCGATCGTGTCCGACCCCACCGGCTACGGCCGCATCGTCCGGGACGCCGACGGTCAGGTGGCCGGCATCGTCGAGCACAAGGATGCCGACGACGCCCAGCGGGCCATCACCGAGATCAACTCCGGGGTGTACGCCTTCGACGGCCGGGTGCTGGCGGATGCGTTGACCCGCCTGTCGGACAGCAACGCCGCCGGCGAGCAGTACCTCACCGAGGTCGTCGAGATCGCCCGGGGCGACGGCCGCCGGGTCGGCGGCGTGGTGGCCGACGACCCTGTCGAGACCGAGGGCGTCAACGACCGGGTGCAACTCGCCGATCTCGCCCGGGTGCTCAACGACCGGATCGTCCGCGGGCACCAGCGCGCCGGGGTGACCGTGCAGGACCCGGCCACCACCTGGATCCACGCCGACGTCACCATCGGCGCCGACTCCGTGCTGCTGCCCGGCACCTCCCTGGAGGCCGGCACGGTCGTCGGGTCCGGTTGCACCATCGGCCCGGACACGACGCTCGTCGAGTGCACCGTGGACGACGGGGCGACGGTGGTGCGTTCCCAGGCCCAGGGGGCCCGCATCGGTGCCCGCGCCTCCGTCGGACCGTTCAGCTACTTGCGGCCGGGCGCCGACCTCGGACCGGACAGCAAGGTCGGCGCATTCGTCGAGGTGAAGAAGACCACCATCGGCGAGGGGTCGAAGGTCCCTCACCTGTCGTACGTGGGTGACACGAGCATCGGCGCCGGCGTCAACGTGGGGGCCGGCACCATCACGGCCAACTATGACGGTGCTCACAAGTTCGGCACGGTGATCGGCGACCACAGCTTCGTCGGCAGCAACACCACCCTGATTGCGCCGGTCAGGGTGGGCGACGGCGCCTACGTCGCCGCCGGATCGGCCATCACCGGCGACCTCGCCCCCGGTGAACTGGGCGTCGCCCGCGGCCGCCAGCGCAACATCCCCGGGTGGGTTCCGGCCCGCAAGCCCGATTCAGCCGCCGCCCGCGCAGCGGCCGCCGCCGGTGGCCCGGAGTCCGGTGTCAGCGGAGCCGGTCCGGCGGAGGACAATCACTAG
- a CDS encoding LacI family DNA-binding transcriptional regulator yields MAVAAGVSTATVSLVLRGVAGPSVATAQRVLAAAEQLGYRPDRAASALASRRSRTIGVALDLSNPFHADLTLAIQDAALRQGHEVLLATVTARQDENATAETLLDSRCAALILLGPRGPVPELERIGRQVPVVALGRPLISEQVGVVRSADDTGIALAVRHLVDLGHRRIAYVDGPPGEVADIRRDGYRRAMADAGSSRWTRVVPGGQTEDDGRAAAPAVLRASGRSVPTAVVAFNDRCAVGLLAACAEAGVGAPADLSVVGFDDSALARLPQIGLTTVAQDVRSLGEHAVAAAVRRASGDGEIGPEVVVPPHLVVRSTTAPPGR; encoded by the coding sequence GTGGCCGTCGCCGCGGGGGTCTCCACGGCCACCGTGTCCCTGGTGTTGCGGGGCGTCGCCGGTCCCAGCGTCGCCACCGCCCAGCGGGTGCTGGCCGCCGCCGAGCAGTTGGGCTACCGCCCCGACCGAGCGGCGAGCGCCCTGGCCAGCCGGCGGAGCCGGACGATCGGGGTCGCCCTGGACCTGAGCAACCCGTTCCACGCCGACCTGACCCTGGCTATCCAGGACGCCGCGCTCCGCCAGGGACACGAGGTGCTGCTGGCCACCGTCACCGCCCGTCAGGACGAGAACGCCACCGCGGAGACACTGTTGGACTCCCGCTGCGCGGCCCTCATCCTGCTCGGACCACGCGGCCCCGTCCCCGAGCTCGAGCGCATCGGTCGGCAGGTCCCGGTCGTGGCGCTCGGTCGCCCCCTGATCAGCGAGCAGGTGGGTGTCGTCCGCTCGGCCGACGACACCGGGATCGCCCTGGCGGTGCGCCATCTCGTCGATCTCGGGCATCGCCGGATCGCGTACGTCGACGGTCCCCCCGGTGAGGTCGCCGACATCCGGCGGGACGGCTACCGGCGGGCGATGGCCGATGCCGGGTCGTCGCGCTGGACGCGGGTGGTTCCGGGCGGGCAGACCGAGGACGACGGCCGGGCCGCCGCGCCGGCGGTCCTGCGCGCGTCCGGCCGGTCGGTCCCCACCGCGGTCGTCGCGTTCAACGATCGCTGCGCGGTTGGCCTGCTGGCCGCCTGCGCCGAGGCCGGGGTCGGCGCCCCGGCCGACCTGTCCGTCGTCGGGTTCGACGACAGCGCCCTGGCCCGGCTGCCGCAGATCGGATTGACGACGGTGGCCCAGGACGTCCGTTCGCTGGGGGAGCACGCGGTCGCGGCCGCCGTCCGGCGGGCGTCGGGTGATGGCGAGATCGGACCCGAGGTGGTCGTGCCCCCGCACCTGGTGGTGCGATCGACGACGGCCCCGCCAGGTCGGTGA
- a CDS encoding DUF6421 family protein has protein sequence MEPDPARTGHPAWLRLKAAVGAVAQTQSADGSIPDPADHLVARDHVATIVDAVEDMAPSFRHDQDYLSALVKDLRRWSDGGFGVPDFLDSLTAFHPERARVDGREHLVVFPMYTQNGSPDRHLEAVLLQVIWPDFVADLQAGAYSNKLFVPVRFLDFTAGYDTNSAVLFPETVAMREVPKFTWGAIFADREAARFRRVITAAADITGLALPPEAARLLGDQRLTEETFVMWDLIHDRTHMHGDLPFDPFMIKQRMPFFLYTLEELRCDLTAFAESVSLEQQGHPHARLVQYAVVFDRIFRFAITGSRVRNYDGLGGQLLFGWLHQHHVLHWTDNRLSIEWDRVADAVLELKRQIDDLYWRSIDRPKIGHWLAAYDLISATVAPHPASVWAKGPDALPLDGPPKGLTDVVRADEFPLSMFYEALSRKLSPVIASTSGITG, from the coding sequence GTGGAGCCGGACCCCGCCCGTACCGGGCACCCCGCGTGGCTCCGGCTGAAAGCGGCTGTCGGCGCCGTCGCGCAGACCCAGTCGGCCGACGGGTCCATCCCCGACCCCGCGGATCACCTCGTCGCACGCGACCACGTCGCGACGATCGTCGATGCCGTCGAGGACATGGCCCCGTCGTTCCGCCACGACCAGGACTACCTGTCCGCGCTCGTCAAGGATTTGCGGCGGTGGTCCGACGGCGGCTTCGGCGTCCCGGACTTCCTGGACTCGTTGACCGCCTTCCACCCCGAACGGGCGCGGGTGGACGGCCGCGAGCACCTCGTCGTCTTCCCGATGTACACCCAGAACGGCAGCCCCGATCGGCACCTGGAAGCCGTTCTGCTGCAGGTCATCTGGCCGGACTTCGTCGCCGACCTGCAGGCCGGCGCCTACTCCAACAAGCTGTTCGTGCCGGTGCGCTTCCTGGACTTCACCGCCGGCTACGACACCAATTCGGCCGTGCTGTTCCCGGAGACCGTGGCCATGCGGGAGGTTCCGAAGTTCACCTGGGGGGCGATCTTCGCCGACCGGGAGGCCGCCCGGTTCCGCCGCGTGATCACCGCCGCTGCGGACATCACCGGCTTGGCCCTGCCTCCCGAAGCCGCTCGACTGCTCGGTGACCAGCGGCTGACCGAAGAGACCTTCGTGATGTGGGACCTCATCCACGACCGCACCCACATGCACGGCGATCTGCCGTTCGACCCGTTCATGATCAAACAGCGCATGCCGTTCTTCCTCTACACACTGGAGGAGCTGCGATGCGACCTGACCGCGTTCGCCGAGTCGGTGTCGCTCGAACAGCAGGGACACCCCCACGCCCGGCTCGTGCAGTACGCCGTGGTCTTCGACCGCATCTTCCGGTTCGCCATCACGGGCTCCCGGGTCCGCAACTACGACGGCCTGGGCGGGCAACTGCTCTTCGGCTGGCTCCACCAGCACCACGTCCTGCACTGGACCGACAATCGGCTGTCGATCGAATGGGACCGGGTGGCCGACGCGGTCCTCGAGCTCAAGCGGCAGATCGACGATCTGTACTGGCGGTCGATCGACCGACCCAAGATCGGCCACTGGCTGGCGGCCTACGACCTGATCTCCGCCACGGTGGCCCCACATCCGGCGTCGGTCTGGGCCAAGGGCCCGGACGCGCTACCACTCGACGGGCCGCCGAAGGGCCTGACCGATGTGGTGCGGGCCGACGAGTTCCCGCTGTCGATGTTCTACGAGGCACTGTCCCGCAAGTTGTCCCCCGTCATCGCGTCGACCAGCGGCATCACCGGCTGA
- a CDS encoding ribose-phosphate diphosphokinase yields MNAISITTRKSLMLFSGRAFPALAEEIGKYLDVTVTPQSAYDFANGEIFVRFEESVRGSDAFLVQSCGVDLNKWVMETLIMIDALKRASAKRITVVLPFYPYARQDKKHRGREPISARLVADLLRTAGAQRLMTVDLHTDQIQGFFDGPVDHLFAQPLLTSYIGQRYSGEELTVVSPDSGRVRTAERWADRLGGAPIAFIHKTRDPNRPNQVVANRVVGDVAGRTCIVVDDMIDTGGTISKAVKQVLEAGANKVVVAATHGVLSPPASERLAESGACEVVLTNTVSIPEEHRFDTLTVLSIAPLIAQAIHEVFEDGSVTSLFETG; encoded by the coding sequence GTGAACGCGATCTCGATCACCACCCGCAAGAGCCTCATGCTGTTCTCCGGACGGGCCTTCCCGGCTCTGGCCGAGGAGATCGGGAAGTACCTCGACGTCACGGTGACGCCGCAGTCGGCCTACGACTTCGCCAACGGCGAGATCTTCGTCCGGTTCGAGGAGTCGGTGCGCGGATCGGACGCCTTCCTGGTCCAGTCCTGCGGCGTCGACCTCAACAAGTGGGTCATGGAGACGCTGATCATGATCGACGCCCTCAAGCGGGCGTCGGCCAAGCGGATCACCGTGGTCCTGCCGTTCTATCCGTACGCCCGGCAGGACAAGAAGCACCGGGGTCGCGAGCCCATCTCGGCCCGCCTCGTCGCCGACCTGCTGCGGACGGCCGGCGCGCAGCGCCTCATGACGGTCGACCTGCACACCGACCAGATCCAGGGTTTCTTCGACGGGCCGGTGGACCACCTGTTCGCGCAGCCGCTGCTGACCTCCTACATCGGCCAGCGCTACAGCGGCGAGGAGCTCACCGTCGTCTCCCCCGACTCCGGCCGGGTGCGGACCGCCGAGCGCTGGGCCGACCGGCTGGGCGGCGCGCCCATCGCTTTCATCCACAAGACCCGCGACCCGAACCGACCGAACCAGGTCGTCGCCAACCGCGTCGTCGGCGACGTCGCCGGCCGGACCTGCATCGTGGTCGACGACATGATCGACACCGGCGGCACCATCTCCAAGGCCGTCAAGCAGGTGCTGGAGGCCGGGGCCAACAAGGTCGTGGTCGCCGCCACCCACGGTGTGCTGTCCCCGCCGGCGTCCGAGCGACTGGCCGAGAGCGGGGCGTGCGAGGTCGTCCTGACCAACACCGTGTCGATCCCCGAGGAGCACCGGTTCGACACGCTGACCGTGCTGTCCATCGCCCCGCTCATCGCGCAGGCAATCCACGAGGTCTTCGAGGACGGTTCGGTGACCTCGCTGTTCGAGACCGGCTGA
- a CDS encoding LCP family protein — translation MGNEEEHQPRHRRSGPVGGRVLRAAVLALTVVVLAASGIGWFVLDRAEQQIQRNAVSALVPDDPNIRSSTDGAAQAASATDGSAIQPGVAQNILILGLDTRPPEKVKPGEGTSQSDVIMIAHVSADRRRVDLVSVPRDLLIPAPTCKAWDYSTDTLSDRDFDNSYGQWKITNAYAVGGPQCTVRAVQALTGVRIDRAIIFDFAGFKRIVDALGGVQMTFSGPIVDNGKTVIDAAGTRLVDGETALKLVRARKVAGDPSGDIGRIGRQQQLITAILGQATSTGVLTDPARLTGTVQTILDNARTDNVTVPDLVDLALAVKGGGDAQVTRYTLPTVNDTETDGQLAGPDMDAYLQALAADQPLPGDIR, via the coding sequence GTGGGGAATGAGGAAGAGCATCAGCCGCGGCACCGCCGTTCAGGCCCGGTCGGTGGCCGGGTGCTGCGGGCGGCGGTGCTGGCGCTGACGGTCGTGGTGCTGGCGGCCAGCGGGATCGGGTGGTTCGTGCTCGATCGCGCCGAGCAGCAGATCCAGCGGAACGCGGTGTCCGCCCTCGTCCCCGACGACCCCAACATCCGAAGCAGCACCGACGGAGCGGCGCAGGCCGCGTCGGCCACCGATGGGTCGGCCATCCAGCCGGGGGTGGCCCAGAACATCCTGATCCTCGGCCTGGACACCCGGCCGCCGGAGAAGGTCAAGCCGGGCGAGGGCACGTCCCAGTCGGACGTGATCATGATCGCGCACGTCTCGGCCGACCGTCGGCGGGTCGATCTGGTTTCCGTCCCCCGGGACCTGCTCATCCCGGCGCCCACCTGCAAGGCGTGGGACTACTCGACCGACACGCTGTCCGATCGCGACTTCGACAACTCCTACGGGCAGTGGAAGATCACCAACGCCTACGCGGTCGGTGGCCCGCAGTGCACCGTCCGCGCCGTCCAGGCGCTGACCGGGGTGCGGATCGACCGCGCGATCATCTTCGACTTCGCGGGCTTCAAGAGGATCGTCGACGCCCTGGGCGGGGTGCAGATGACGTTTTCCGGGCCGATCGTCGACAACGGCAAGACCGTCATCGACGCGGCGGGCACCCGGCTCGTCGACGGGGAGACCGCCCTCAAGCTCGTCCGGGCGCGCAAGGTGGCCGGCGACCCGTCCGGTGACATCGGCCGGATCGGCCGACAGCAGCAGCTCATCACCGCGATCCTGGGTCAGGCGACCAGCACGGGGGTGCTCACGGACCCGGCTCGGCTCACCGGCACCGTGCAGACCATCCTCGACAATGCCCGGACCGACAACGTCACCGTCCCGGACCTGGTCGATCTGGCGCTGGCGGTGAAGGGCGGCGGTGACGCCCAGGTCACCCGCTACACCCTGCCGACGGTCAATGACACCGAGACCGACGGGCAGTTGGCCGGCCCGGACATGGACGCCTACCTGCAGGCGTTGGCGGCGGACCAGCCGCTACCCGGCGACATCCGCTGA